ATCACTTGACGTAAACCTGGCCATTGAAGAGGCAACAAATGGTGTTGAAGCCTGGGAAATGATCAAGGTAAGGAGATATGATCTGGCCATACTCGATGTTTCAATGCCGGGTTTAAGCGGACTTGAATTACTTAAGAAAATTAAAGATAACAACCTTTCAAGCAAAGTTCTGATCCTTAGTGTTCATCCCCAGGAACAGTATGCGATCAGGGCGATTAAATTAGGTGCTTCGGGATATTTATCAAAAGACAGTGCTTTTGACGAATTAAAAATTGCCATTAATAAAATCCTTTCCGGGGGCAGGTATGTTTCAGAGGCTTTCGCCGAAAACATCATCTTTAAGGGATCAGATACGTTACAGAGGCACGAACAGCTTTCACACCGTGAATTTGAAATAATGATAATGCTTGCAAGAGGCAAATCGGTTACTGAAATTTCTAACGATATATTTCTTTCACGAAATACTGTTAATACATACAGGACAAGAATCCTCACTAAAATGCATATGAAAAAAAATGCAGAGATTATTGCTTATGCATTGAAAAATAATCTGATTTACTAAAAGATTTAGTTTGTTCCATTTCTTCTGTAGTTGTTTCGACTACAAAAAAATCACACTTCTCGCTACAAGCGCCCGATTAAATAATCCGATATTTTTATTGTCAAGGTTCGATTTCATTAATTGAAAGAAGCAGGTTCAGGAATTAATTGAATTCCAAACCAGTCTCTTTGTTTAGGGACAACTGTAAGTGCGTTATTTTCTGTGCAATACGTTTTAAATGTTATCGGTTTGTGATCCGCAGAATGATATTAACCTTTTGGTACAAGTGATGGTATTTTATTTTCCACTATGGAACAGTCAATTAAAAAAGCCCACATCCTCATTGCTGAAAACAGTCCTCCAAAGGCTGCCACATTAAAGAATCTGCTGGCAACTCATAATTATGAAATATCTGTTGTTCTGAATGGTAAGGATGCGGTAAATCTGGTAAGAAAGAATAAACCGGATATGGTGATTTCAAATGTAAAGCTGCAGGAAACTGATGGGTATCAATTCTGCCAGATACTCAAATCAGATAGAAATACCAAAGATGTTCCGGTAATCCTTATGACATCCTTGTCAGATAGTGAAGAGATTATTAAAGGACTTGACTGTGGTGCTGATAGTTTTGTTTTCAAACCATATGATGAAAACTACCTGCTGTCATTAGTTGAGAAACTGCTACTCTCCGGAGAAAAAAGGAATATCGGAAATGATTCTTCTTTCAATACTGTTCAACAAAAACTCATTCAACTTCTTATTAATATTTATGATAATGCCGTCCGGCAAAATGTAAAGCTTATCAAAACCCAGGAAGAGCTGGATAACTTAAAAGATAACCTGAAAAAATTAGAAGAAGAACACTCTGTCAGGCTTTTGTCTGGAGTTAAGCGTACTTCAA
The window above is part of the Bacteroidales bacterium genome. Proteins encoded here:
- a CDS encoding response regulator transcription factor, which produces MTILLADDHPVVREGLKKFVGSLDVNLAIEEATNGVEAWEMIKVRRYDLAILDVSMPGLSGLELLKKIKDNNLSSKVLILSVHPQEQYAIRAIKLGASGYLSKDSAFDELKIAINKILSGGRYVSEAFAENIIFKGSDTLQRHEQLSHREFEIMIMLARGKSVTEISNDIFLSRNTVNTYRTRILTKMHMKKNAEIIAYALKNNLIY